The sequence GCCCTGCCACCGGGGGTTTTTCGGCGCGGTCAGACCCGCATCCGGCTCCAGGTAACAGAAGCTCCCCCCCAGCTTTCGGCGACAGCTCAGCGGGTCTGGGACCTGTTGCGCCAGGGCAGCGGAGATTACAGCCGCCGCTATCTGGAACGGCAGGTGCCGGGCTGCCGGCGTGCCCTACGGGAGTTGCTCCGCAAAGGGGTCGTCGCTTCCTACTGTGTGTTCCCCCCGGCGCCCCGGACCCAGTACCGGACGTGGGTGACGCTGGTGGATGAAAACGCTGTGCCCCTGACGCCGGCGCAACAGCGGGTGGTGGACTGGCTGCATTACCAAGGGGGTGCGGCCTGGTTAGCAGACCTGCAACAACAGGTGAAAACCAGCGCTACAACGCTCCAGAAACTGGAGGCCCTGGGGATGATTGCTTTGCACCAACGGCCTTGGCTGCGGCGAGAAAGGCACGTCGTTGCCCCCGACCAGCCCCCCACCCTGACGCCGGCGCAACAACAAGCTGTGGAGCATATCCGGCAAGCCCTAGAGGCGAAAACTTTTACGGAAATCCTGCTCCATGGGGTCACGGGTTCCGGCAAGACAGAGGTGTATTTGCGGGTGATTACTAACGTCATCCGGCAGGGGAAACAGGCGCTGGTGCTGTTGCCAGAAATTGGTCTAACGCCCCAGTTAACCGACCGGTTCCGGGCGCGCTTGGGGGACCGGGTGTGGGTCTATCACAGTGGGTTGTCCGACGGAGAGCGCTACGACACCTGGCGGGCCATTTGGCAGGGGGAAGCGGCGGTGGTCATCGGCACCCGCTCGGCGGTGTTTGCCCCTTTGCCGCGCCTGGGATTAATCATCCTGGACGAGGAGCACGACCCCAGTTTTAAGCAGAGTCAGATGGCCCCCTGTTACCACGCCCAGACGGTGGCCCGCTGGCGTGCCCAAACGGTGGGGTGCCCTGTGGTTTTGGGGTCGGCAACCCCCAGCGCCGAAACCTGGCAGCGCCTGGCCGGCAGCGTCCATCACCTGGTGTTGCCGGAGCGGATTCCCCCCCGTCCTTTGCCGCCAATTCACCTGGTGGATATGCGGGTGGAGTTGGCGCAAAACAACCGGTCCCTGTTCAGCCGGGTGGTGCAGGAGCGGCTAAGCGCTCTGGCGGCCAAGGGGGAACAGGCCATCGTGTTTGTGCCGCGCCGGGGCCATAGCACCTTTGTGTCCTGCCGCGCCTGTGGCTATGTACTGATGTGTCCCCGCTGCGATGTGTCCTTGACCTATCACCAGGAACACCCGGAGCACATCCCCGCGCTCTATTGCCACTACTGCAACTGGCGCCAGGGGGTGCCCCCGCGTTGCCCAAGCTGTGGGTCGCCCTATTTCAAGCACTTTGGCTGTGGGACGCAGCGGGTGGTGCAAGAACTGCGGCGGCTGTGGCCCCAGTTGCGGGTGTTGCGCTATGACCGGGATAGCACCCGCACTAAGGAGGCCCACCGTACCATCCTGACCCAGTTTCAGCAGGGGCAGGCGGATGTGCTGGTAGGGACCCAGATGCTCACCAAGGGCCTGGACCTGCCGCGGGTGACGTTGGTGGTGGTCCTGGCGGCCGATGGCCTGTTGCATCTGGCGGACTACCGGGTGCAGGAACGCGCGGCCCAAACGTTGCTCCAGGTGGCGGGGCGAGCAGGTCGCGGCGAACAACCGGGGGAGGTCATTATCCAGACCTACTGCCCCCAGCATCCGGTCTTACAGGCGGTGTGGGCCTATGATTACGGGGGGTTCCTGGTCCAGGAGTTGCAGCAGCGCCGGGAGCTGGGGTATCCGCCCTGGGGTCGGTTGGCACTGTTGCGCTGGAGCGGGCGCGACCAGGTCCGTGTCCAACAGGTGGCGGAACAAATGGCCGCGGCCTTACCGCAGGGACCTTGGGAGTGTTTGGGGCCGGCACCGGCTTTTATCCCCCGCTTGGCCGAGCGCTACCGCTGGCAGTTGCTCCTAAAAATGCCCGACGTCGCTGCGCCCTGGCCCGATTTCCGTTTTTTGCTGCGCCGGTGCCCCCCCGATGTGCAGTTGCTGATTGACGTGGACCCCTGGGAACTGCTCTAGCGGGTCGTCAACCCCTGCTGCAACAGGTTGAGAACTTGGGACAAGTTACCCTGCGACAGCGCCACCCCATCCAACCAAAGTCCGGCAAAAAAACCGACTTTTGAGCACGCCCTGGGCATTGGGTTCTTGACGTTGATAGGTCCAGGTCCCTGCTTCCCCCACAAATTCCTGCTCCAGGGTTCGCCAGACCATTGCCTAGGGTGTGACCAGACTGTGGGGACGACTGTGACTGGTTGCCCGCACCGGCGACGCCCTATAACCACCCCTTCGATGAGTTCCGCTTTCACCTGGGGCATGGTAGCATAGCGCCGCTTCCGCCCGCGATAAGTGGTCGCCGCTTTCTCAAGGCGGTATCCGGCTGACTTCAGGCCTCACTGTCATGCCCCTACCCCAACATAACCCCCTTCACCCCCGCGCCTTATCACAAAACCGGTCGTAACGCAAGGAAGCTATCCCAAGATTAAGCAACGTATCGAATTGTTGCAGGTGGGGAGGCGGGGTCACCGCTGGTGGGTGTTTTCGGTAAGAATACTCATAGGCCCTTTGTGTGACAGCGAGCTTATGTTCACCTACGTCAAGCCGTCTATCCGTCAATTGCAGCCGGAGAATGTGGAAAATCGCACTGTGATGCGGGTGGTGTATGTGGTGTTGGAACCGCAGTATCAAAGTGCGTTGACGGCGGCGGCACGGGATATCAACGCCCAACCGGGCAACCTGGCGGTGGAATTGCGGGGGTATTTGATTGAGGAGTTGCGCTCGCCGGAAAACTATCAACAATTTCAAGAAGACATTGCCCAGGCGGATGTTTTCATTGCGTCGTTGATTTTTGTGGAGGATTTGGCCCAAAAGATTGTGCAGGCGGTCACTCCCTACCGGGACAAGTTGCATGCGATTGTGGTGTTTCCGTCCCTGCCGGAGGTGATGCGGCTCAATAAGTTGGGGACGTTTTCTATGGCGCAGTTGGGCCAGTCGAAAAATGCCATTGCCCAATTCATGCGCAAGCGCAAGGAGGCTGGCGGGGGGTCGTTCCAGGAGGGGATGTTGAAACTGTTGCAAACCCTGCCTAAGGTATTGAAGTATTTGCCCATTGACAAGGCCCAGGATGCGCGCAATTTCCTGTTGAGTTTTCAGTACTGGTTGGGGGGGTCGAAGGAAAACCTGCGCAATTTCCTGCTGATGCTGGCGGATAAGTATTTGCCCCAGATGCAGGAAAAACTGGCCTTTCAAGAGCCGGTGACCTACCCGGAGATGGGGATTTGGCACCCTTTGGCGCCCCAGATGTTTACGTCCTTGGTGGACTACCTGCACTGGTACCAACAGCGGGCGGACATCGGCGAGGATTTGCGAGACCCCTTGGCGCCGACGGTGGGGTTGATTTTGCAGCGCACGCACCTGTTGACGGGGGATGACGCCCACTACGTGGCCATGGTGCAGGAGTTGGAGTGTTTGGGGGCGCGGGTGATTCCTGTGTTTGCGGGGGGGTTGGATTTTTCCAAGCCGGTGGAGGCCTATTTCTACCAACCCCAGGCGCCCCACAAACCCCTGGTGGATGTGGTGGTGTCCCTGACGGGGTTTGCCCTGGTGGGGGGGCCGGCGCGCCAGGACCATGGCAAGGCGGTGCAGGTGCTGCAAAAACTCAACCGTCCCTACCTGGTGGCGCTGCCGCTGGTGTTTCAAACGACGGAGGAATGGCGGGCCAGCGACCTGGGGCTGCATCCGATTCAGGTGGCGCTGCAAATGGCGATTCCCGAATTGGATGGGGCCATTGAACCGATTATTCTCTCGGGGCGGGATGGGGCCACGGGCAAGGCGATCGCGCTCCAGGACCGGGTGGCGCTGCTGGCTAAACGGGCGATGCGCTGGGTGCAGTTGCGCCGTAAACCCAAGTGTCAAAAGAAGATTGCCATTACGGTCTTTAGCTTCCCGCCGGATAAGGGAAATGTGGGTACGGCGGCCTATCTGGATGTCTTTGGCTCGATCTACCGGGTGTTGGAGGCGCTGAAAAACAACGGCTATGCGGTGGAGGATATGCCCGGGAGCGTTGAGGAGTTGATGGAGGCGGTTTTGCATGACCGGCAGGCGCTCGCCGGGAGTCCCAATCTGAACATTGCCTACCGGATGACGGTGGCGGAGTACGAGCGGTTGACGCCCTACCATGAGCGGATTACCCAGCAGTGGGGACCGCCGCCGGGCCAGCTCAACAGCGATGGGCAGCATTTGCTCATCTACGGCAAGCACTTTGGCCATGTGTTTATCGGGGTGCAGCCGACGTTTGGCTATGAAGGGGACCCGATACGGCTGCTGTTTTCCCGCTCGGCGTCTCCCCACCACGGTTTTGCTGCCTATTACACTTATCTCCAGCACGTCTGGCAGGCGGATGCGGTGTTGCACTTTGGCACCCACGGGTCGCTGGAGTTCATGCCGGGGAAACAGATGGGTCTGTCGGGGGATTGCTACCCGGATAATTTGATCGGGGAACTGCCCAATTTCTACTACTATGCGGCGAATAATCCGTCGGAAGCGACGATTGCCAAGCGGCGGGGCTATGCCACCACCATTAGTTACCTGACGCCGGCGGCGGACCAGGCGGGGTTGTACAAGGGGCTGCGGGAACTCAAGGACTTGATTGCGTCCTACCAAACCCTGAAAGATACGGGGCGGGGGCCGGCGATTATCAACAGCATTGTGGAGCAATGTCGGCTGGTGAATTTGGATCAGGACGTGCCGCTGCCGGAGGTGCCGGGGGAGGAATTAACGCCCCAACAGCGGGATGAATTGGTGGGCCGCATTTACCGGCAGTTGATGGACATCGAATCGCGGTTGTTGCCCTTTGGGTTGCATGTGATCGGCCAGCCGCCGTCGGCGCAGGAGGCGATTGCGACCCTGGTGGCAATTGCTAAGGTGGACCGGCCGGAGGAGGGCCTAGAGAGTCTGCCGCGCATTTTGGCCCGCAGTCTGGGACAGGATTTGGATGAGCTGTATCGCCGGAGCCAGCAGGGGGATTTGGCGGCGGTGGCATGGCTGGACCGGTTGCAGGCAGATACGTACCGGGCTATTACCACCCTGGTGGAAACGGTCACGGACCAGGAGGGTCGCCTGGGCCGAACGGCGCGGTTTAATTTCTTTGGGCTGGGGGCGCAGGAACCCTGGTTTCAGATGCTCAAGAAGGATTACCCCCGCTTGGAGCAGGTGCAGTTGCAGCCCCTGATGAATTACTTGGCCCAGGCGCTGGAGCTGATTACCGCCGATAACGAGTTAGGGGCGTTGCTCAAGGCGTTGGAGGGGGAATACATTACGCCGGGGCCGGGGGGTGACCCGGTGCGCACGCCGGAGGTGCTGCCGACGGGCAAAAACATCCATGCCTTGGACCCCCAAGCGATTCCCACGGCTGCGGCTATGGCCCAGGCGCGGCTGATCGTGGACCGGTTGCTGGAGCGCTATCGGCAGGAGTCGGGGGGGACCTGGCCGGAGAGCATCGCCATTACCCTGTGGGGGACGGACAACATCAAGACCTATGGGGAGTCCCTGGCCCAGGTGTTTTGGTTGGTGGGGGTCAAACCTATGCCCGATGCTCTGGGGCGGATGAACCGGTTGCAGTTGATCCCGCTGGAGGAGTTGGGCCGGCCCCGCATTGATGTGGTGGTCAATTGCTCGGGGGTGTTCCGGGATTTGTTTTTGAACCAGATGTATTTGCTGGACCAGGCGGTGAAGTTGGCGGCGGAGGCGGAGGAACCCCTAGAGTGGAACTTTGTGCGCAAGCACGCTCTGGAGCAGGCCCAGGAGTTGAACTTGCCGTTGCGGCAGGCGGCCACGCGGGTGTTTTCCAATGCTTCGGGGTCTTATGCCGCTAATGTCAACCTGGCGGTGGAAAACGGCACCTGGGAGCAGGAAAGTGATTTGCAGCAGATGTTTTTGACCCGCAAGTCCTATGCCTTTAATGCCGACTGTCCCGGGACGATGGAGCAGAACCTGGAGCTGTTTCAAAGCAGCTTGCGCCGGGTGGAGGTGACGCTGCAAAACCTGGATTCGTCGGAAATTTCTTTGACGGATGTGTCTCACTACTTTGATTCGGACCCGACCAAGGTGGTGGCCAGCTTACGCAACGACGGCAAAAAGCCCCAGGCCTACATCGCCGACACCACAACGCCGGACGGCCGGGTGCGGAGTTTGAGTGAGACGGTGCGCCTGGATGCTCGTACTAAACTGCTCAACCCCAAGTGGTACGAGGGGCTGCTCAAGCACGGCTACGAGGGGGTGCGGGAGATTGCCAAGCGGCTCAACAACACCCTGGGTTGGTCGGCTACAGCCGGGGCGGTGGACAACTGGATTTACGAGGAGGCCCACAACACCTACATCAACGACCCGCATATGCGCGAGCGCCTGCTGAATCTGAATCCCCATTCCTTCCGGCGGATGGTGGGCACGCTGTTGGAGGTGTATGGGCGGGGCTACTGGCAAACCAGCCCGGAAAACATTGCTCTGCTCCAGCAGTTGTATCAGGAGGTGGAGGACCGCATCGAAGGGGTCGCCTAGTTGCGCTTTCTGGGGATTGACCTGGGCTGGGTGTCGGGGCCGTCGGGACTTTGTTGCCTGGAGTGGGATGGGCAGGCTCTTGTTTTGCTCGACCTGGGCCGGCAACAACCCCTGGAGACGATCCTGGCCTGGGTGGACCGGTGGGCGCCGGAGGGACAGGCGGCGGGGGTGGCGGTGGATGCGCCGACGATCATTCCCAATGCCACGGGCATGCGTTTACCGGACCGGCTGACCCATCTGTATTTCCGGCGCTACCAGGCGGGGTGTTATCCGGCGAATTTGGGGCGGCCTTTTGCCCGGCGCACGGTGGGATTTGGGCAGGCCCTGTTGGCGCGCCAATTTCGCCATGGGGTGCACATCCAACCCCGTCGGCCCGACCGCTGGCAGATTGAGGTGTTTCCCCATCCGGCGGTGGTGCATTTGTTTGCCCTGCCGCGCATTCTCAAGTACAAGAAAGGGGGATTGGCCCAGCGACAACAGGAATTGCAAAAGCTACGGGATTTGCTGCTGCAACTCAAGGGGGGCGAACCGGCCTTGAACCTGAGGGATTTACCGGCCATTCCCAGCACCACTGCTGCCCTAAAGGTCTTAGAGGATCAGTTGGATGCCTTGGTGTGCGCCTATGTTGCTGCTTACTGGTGGTACTGGGGACGCCAAAAAAACCAGGTTCTGGGCAATGAACAGGAGGGCTACATCGTAGTGCCGCAGCAACCGGTTTCAGTGGAATAAGTCGGCTACTTCCTCGGCAAAACTCTGCACCCGTACGAACTCAAAGGGTCCGGCGACGGCACCCCACACTTGGGCATCGGTTTCCGGGTCCCGGCCCCGGTCCCAGCTCAAAAATTCCCGGTCGTTGACCCTGAATTCGCTATCGAGGTAGGTCCGTTTGCCCCGCCGCTCCACCCAGCAGCATTTGCCCTCCACCCGGCCGTGAAAGCTCTGGCCGTCCCAGGTGACGATCATGTTGCAACCGGGCAGGTGGACTAACCGGTCGGCCGTCAGGGCCTGGAGACGTTCTTTTTGGCGAGCCGCGCCGTAAAATTCGACCTCGTCCCGCACCAGGTAATTTTCGATTTCCAGGTGGTCGTTGACGGTGTGGATTTTGAGCACCCGTACCCGGTAGGGGTGGTGGAGTTCATAGTTGTAGGCTTGTTCGACGTACAGGCTAAGTCCGTTGAGCAGGGACCAGGGCAGGGGGCGCATGCACACGCGGATGTGGGCAAAAAAAGGGGGATTGGCGAAGGCCTGGGCCTGGTTACTGAAATCGGCGGCCAACCACCGGGCCAGGGTCCACTGATCAGTCGGATGGGTCATACACTACCATGGGAGCAAGGGGCGCTAGATTGATTGTAGGGTCTGGGGGAGACGGGTGAACACGGGATGGCGATTTTGGCTGGGCTGGCTCATTCTTCTCCTGTTGCTGGGTAATCTGGGGTTGCAGGGATTGGTGCGGGGGTTGGTGGTCCTGCTGGTGTTTTTCATCGTGGCACCGCCCCTGTTGCTCTGGGGGTTGCGTTGGTGGGTGCGTCGCCAAATCGCCGTTGGCCCCTGTCCGGTGTGCAGTACCTCCCTCCAGGGCTGGAACCAAACCCAGACCCAATGCCCCCACTGCGGCGAACGGTTGCAGGTGAAAAATGGACAGTTCCAGCGCCTCACGCCCCCGGGTACGGTGGAGGTGGAAGCGGTGGAAGTGCCGGAGAACTAGCGCGGATGTCCCTAGCTGCCCTGCGTCAGGTCCAACGGTCCGCCGGCGCCCAGTTCCATCCCGATGGGTACCCCTGGTGCTTTGGGCGGGAAATCCCCACGCGCGACCAATTGGAACGGGGGGTGATTTTGTTGGACCGCAGCCACTGGGGACGGCTGTTGCTCCAGGGGGCCGACCGGGTCCGTTACCTGCACAACCAAAGTACGAACAACATCCAAGCTCTCCAGGTGGGTCAAGGTGGCGATACGGTTTTGGTGACCCCTACTGCCCGGACGATAGATTTGGTGAGCGCCTACCTGGAGCCGGAGCAGATTCGTTTGCTGGTTTCGCCAGGGCAACGGCAGCGTATCCGACAATGGCTGGAAAAGTACATCTTTTTTGCTGACCAGGTGACGCTTACGGACGACAGCGAGGCCACGGCCATGTTCACGCTGCTAGGACCGGGGAGTCAGGCTTTGCTGGACCAACTGGGGGCGAGTGATTTAACGGCTCAACCGGTCGGCCATCACCGGGTGGTGACGTGGGCCGGTCACCCCTTGTGGATCGCTGTCGGCAGCGGTTTGGTGACCAGGGGTTATACGGTCATCCTGCCGGTGGCCATGGCGGCAGATCTGTGGCAGGGGTGGGTGCAGCAGGGGGCCATACCTTGGGGGGAGCAGGCCTGGGAGTGGTTGCGCATTGCCCAGGGGCGACCGGCAGTGGGCGCTGAACTCACGGAGGATTACAACCCCTTGGAAGCCGGGTTGTGGCATTGCGTATGTCTGCAGAAGGGCTGCTATATCGGGCAGGAGACCCTGGCGCGCCTCAACACCTACAAGGGGGTCAAACAACAGCTCTGGGGACTCCAGCTCACCGCACCGGCTACCCCAGGAACCCCTATCTACCTTGGGGACGAAAAGGTGGGCGTGCTCACCAGCTATACCCATTATTTCGGCCAAGAACACCGGGGACTGGGTTATATCCGCACCCGGGCGGGGGGCGCCGGCTTGACAGTCCGGGTGGGGGAACAAACCGCCACCGTGACCGATTTACCCTTTGCCCACCGGGGTTACCTGGCCCAGTTGCAGGGGTAATTGTTCCGCCGGGGGGATGGACCACTCGGGTTCGGTGCCGTTGAGCAGGGCTTGGGCCGCCAGGAGTAGATCGTTTTTCAGGGGTTGTAGTTGCTCTATTTCGTCAACGTATTGGGCCAGGACGGTCATGGGGTCGAGCACCTGACTCAAATCCACCTGGGTTAGGCGCTGGCGGGGTTGGTCCGTGACGATCTCCGGCTGCAAGGTGAAGTAATGGGCTGCCGCTAGGGCCTTTTGCAATTCCCCCACATTGATCAGGGCCTGTTGGGGCTGGCGAATCCGGTACATCACCCGCACCAGGGCATCAGCGATCGGCGTTTTGGCAATTTCGGCCAGTAGGGTCGCCTGGGGGTCGGCCGCCTGGGTCAAATCCGCCTGAATCGTGTACATAGGCCGGGTGGGCAAGGGGCAAAATTGCCAGCGGGTTTCCGTGGGTTCAATGTCCACCAAAACATACCCTTTGGCTTCTTTTTCCTCCCCAAAATCCACCCGCTCGATGCTGCCGGCATAGACCACCGGCGGTTCCGTCCAGAGCACCTGATGGCGATGTACATGCCCCAGGGCCACATAGCGAAAACAGGGCTGCGCCACCAGCGACAGGGGCACCGTAAACGTTTTACCGGGTGATAAGAACCGCTCTGCCCCCAACACCGCCTGCTCCACCATCACATGGGCCGCCAAAATGGCCGGAATGTCCGGGTCCAAACCGACAATTTCCCCCTCCAGTACCTCCCGCAATCGCTTGAGCAATAGGTTGTTGATGTCGTCCATGGATAAGCCCTGGGTTTCCGGCT comes from Gloeomargarita sp. SRBZ-1_bins_9 and encodes:
- a CDS encoding chromophore lyase CpcT/CpeT; translated protein: MTHPTDQWTLARWLAADFSNQAQAFANPPFFAHIRVCMRPLPWSLLNGLSLYVEQAYNYELHHPYRVRVLKIHTVNDHLEIENYLVRDEVEFYGAARQKERLQALTADRLVHLPGCNMIVTWDGQSFHGRVEGKCCWVERRGKRTYLDSEFRVNDREFLSWDRGRDPETDAQVWGAVAGPFEFVRVQSFAEEVADLFH
- the priA gene encoding primosomal protein N', which translates into the protein MPTPWVEVLVEAPGTAAVLTYRAEEAQPGDVVQVPLRSQTVLGLVLNWVETLPPEVSPEQIKPVTAVVHRQLFPPDYVPLLHKVADYYQTPLAAVWRLALPPGVFRRGQTRIRLQVTEAPPQLSATAQRVWDLLRQGSGDYSRRYLERQVPGCRRALRELLRKGVVASYCVFPPAPRTQYRTWVTLVDENAVPLTPAQQRVVDWLHYQGGAAWLADLQQQVKTSATTLQKLEALGMIALHQRPWLRRERHVVAPDQPPTLTPAQQQAVEHIRQALEAKTFTEILLHGVTGSGKTEVYLRVITNVIRQGKQALVLLPEIGLTPQLTDRFRARLGDRVWVYHSGLSDGERYDTWRAIWQGEAAVVIGTRSAVFAPLPRLGLIILDEEHDPSFKQSQMAPCYHAQTVARWRAQTVGCPVVLGSATPSAETWQRLAGSVHHLVLPERIPPRPLPPIHLVDMRVELAQNNRSLFSRVVQERLSALAAKGEQAIVFVPRRGHSTFVSCRACGYVLMCPRCDVSLTYHQEHPEHIPALYCHYCNWRQGVPPRCPSCGSPYFKHFGCGTQRVVQELRRLWPQLRVLRYDRDSTRTKEAHRTILTQFQQGQADVLVGTQMLTKGLDLPRVTLVVVLAADGLLHLADYRVQERAAQTLLQVAGRAGRGEQPGEVIIQTYCPQHPVLQAVWAYDYGGFLVQELQQRRELGYPPWGRLALLRWSGRDQVRVQQVAEQMAAALPQGPWECLGPAPAFIPRLAERYRWQLLLKMPDVAAPWPDFRFLLRRCPPDVQLLIDVDPWELL
- a CDS encoding DUF429 domain-containing protein; protein product: MRFLGIDLGWVSGPSGLCCLEWDGQALVLLDLGRQQPLETILAWVDRWAPEGQAAGVAVDAPTIIPNATGMRLPDRLTHLYFRRYQAGCYPANLGRPFARRTVGFGQALLARQFRHGVHIQPRRPDRWQIEVFPHPAVVHLFALPRILKYKKGGLAQRQQELQKLRDLLLQLKGGEPALNLRDLPAIPSTTAALKVLEDQLDALVCAYVAAYWWYWGRQKNQVLGNEQEGYIVVPQQPVSVE
- a CDS encoding exonuclease SbcCD subunit D; protein product: MRILHLSDIHLGSGQSYGRLNPQTGLNTRVEDVYRALATAMDQALALPVDVVLFTGDAFPDATPPPVIQELLARQFLRAVAAQIPVVLLVGNHDQHKQGEGGASLSIYRALNVPGVIVGESLATYTLTTRNGPLQVVTLPWITHSMLLTKPETQGLSMDDINNLLLKRLREVLEGEIVGLDPDIPAILAAHVMVEQAVLGAERFLSPGKTFTVPLSLVAQPCFRYVALGHVHRHQVLWTEPPVVYAGSIERVDFGEEKEAKGYVLVDIEPTETRWQFCPLPTRPMYTIQADLTQAADPQATLLAEIAKTPIADALVRVMYRIRQPQQALINVGELQKALAAAHYFTLQPEIVTDQPRQRLTQVDLSQVLDPMTVLAQYVDEIEQLQPLKNDLLLAAQALLNGTEPEWSIPPAEQLPLQLGQVTPVGKG
- a CDS encoding magnesium chelatase subunit H, which translates into the protein MFTYVKPSIRQLQPENVENRTVMRVVYVVLEPQYQSALTAAARDINAQPGNLAVELRGYLIEELRSPENYQQFQEDIAQADVFIASLIFVEDLAQKIVQAVTPYRDKLHAIVVFPSLPEVMRLNKLGTFSMAQLGQSKNAIAQFMRKRKEAGGGSFQEGMLKLLQTLPKVLKYLPIDKAQDARNFLLSFQYWLGGSKENLRNFLLMLADKYLPQMQEKLAFQEPVTYPEMGIWHPLAPQMFTSLVDYLHWYQQRADIGEDLRDPLAPTVGLILQRTHLLTGDDAHYVAMVQELECLGARVIPVFAGGLDFSKPVEAYFYQPQAPHKPLVDVVVSLTGFALVGGPARQDHGKAVQVLQKLNRPYLVALPLVFQTTEEWRASDLGLHPIQVALQMAIPELDGAIEPIILSGRDGATGKAIALQDRVALLAKRAMRWVQLRRKPKCQKKIAITVFSFPPDKGNVGTAAYLDVFGSIYRVLEALKNNGYAVEDMPGSVEELMEAVLHDRQALAGSPNLNIAYRMTVAEYERLTPYHERITQQWGPPPGQLNSDGQHLLIYGKHFGHVFIGVQPTFGYEGDPIRLLFSRSASPHHGFAAYYTYLQHVWQADAVLHFGTHGSLEFMPGKQMGLSGDCYPDNLIGELPNFYYYAANNPSEATIAKRRGYATTISYLTPAADQAGLYKGLRELKDLIASYQTLKDTGRGPAIINSIVEQCRLVNLDQDVPLPEVPGEELTPQQRDELVGRIYRQLMDIESRLLPFGLHVIGQPPSAQEAIATLVAIAKVDRPEEGLESLPRILARSLGQDLDELYRRSQQGDLAAVAWLDRLQADTYRAITTLVETVTDQEGRLGRTARFNFFGLGAQEPWFQMLKKDYPRLEQVQLQPLMNYLAQALELITADNELGALLKALEGEYITPGPGGDPVRTPEVLPTGKNIHALDPQAIPTAAAMAQARLIVDRLLERYRQESGGTWPESIAITLWGTDNIKTYGESLAQVFWLVGVKPMPDALGRMNRLQLIPLEELGRPRIDVVVNCSGVFRDLFLNQMYLLDQAVKLAAEAEEPLEWNFVRKHALEQAQELNLPLRQAATRVFSNASGSYAANVNLAVENGTWEQESDLQQMFLTRKSYAFNADCPGTMEQNLELFQSSLRRVEVTLQNLDSSEISLTDVSHYFDSDPTKVVASLRNDGKKPQAYIADTTTPDGRVRSLSETVRLDARTKLLNPKWYEGLLKHGYEGVREIAKRLNNTLGWSATAGAVDNWIYEEAHNTYINDPHMRERLLNLNPHSFRRMVGTLLEVYGRGYWQTSPENIALLQQLYQEVEDRIEGVA